A segment of the Oscillospiraceae bacterium genome:
ATGTCAAACAATCCGGTGCATTCGCGGAATGCTATGTTGCCAATTGATAAGATTCCTTCAGGCAATACAATATGCCTTAATTCTTTTCGCCCTCTAAATACGCCTTTGCCGATGGCCGTAACGCCGTTGGGTACAATAAACTCGCCGTCTTTAATGTCAGCATCGGTGATTGATATCAGACGATTCCATACAATTTGCATAATCCTCTCCTCTCTGCGGCGGTTTGCTCTATATCGGCTAACCGCCGTTCATCGTGTTGGCCCGCAGCACCATAGCCTTGAGCGCGTCCATCTCTTGCACCTTCTGTCGCTTCGCTGGCGAATCCTCTTCGGGATATGAGAAAAACGCATCAAAGCTTTTGAAATACGGCACGACTTTCTTGCCGCGCTGCTTAGTTGCTTTGGCTTGTACATTAAGCCATGCTTGGGCGTGTAAATCGCGCTCTTTGTCAAGTAACTGTAAGCGAACGGCTTTCATTGTGAGAAAGTACTGCCGCAACGTGAAACGACCCAGTTGTATGGGGTCGTAGATTTTACAGTACCGCATGATTTCGATTTTGAGGTCGTCAATCGTGCGGGATTTTTTGGTTACTTCCCGCTGACCTCTGCTGTCAGTTGTCCGAGTTTCTTCATTGTGAAACGAGTCGTCGGTGAGGTCTCTAATTGTGACAAAAAATCGGTCATCAGCACCTCGATATCAGCGTCTTTTTCGATATAGGCTTTGATATCCTCGGTTTTTGGCTTTGCGCCTGTCTGTGTGCCGGCAACGATAAGGTCGACGAGAATGAGCGGATTGCCCAATTCAATTTGCGCCAAGACGTAAGTTAAACCTTGACCGAGTTGAAATCCATTTTGCGAGACATGGTATTTTTTGTCCAAATAGGCAATAAAGTCAAGCCCGAAATAGAGGTTGTAATCTTTTTGTTTGATAGTGATTGTCATCATTGTAATCTCCTTATTTAGTTTGGGGGTGGGCGACCCGAAAACACCTCTGTGTTGCAAAGACAGTCGCCCAGCCCCTGTGGGTTAATTACGGCGTAGGAATAGGTGTGATACTGAGTCCACCCGCCGCCAATGTAACTTGACGAGATGTGCCCACGCCATCGATGGCGGTAGACAACGAAATCTCGACGGAATCTTCTGCACCGGCGGATTCATTCCATTCTGTGATGAAACCCTCATAACGCATTGCAGGACATTGGCCGCCCGCCGCTGCGTCTACGCCGGTTTTGTTTACATCCCAAAAC
Coding sequences within it:
- a CDS encoding tail assembly chaperone, with the protein product MMTITIKQKDYNLYFGLDFIAYLDKKYHVSQNGFQLGQGLTYVLAQIELGNPLILVDLIVAGTQTGAKPKTEDIKAYIEKDADIEVLMTDFLSQLETSPTTRFTMKKLGQLTAEVSGK